DNA sequence from the Streptomyces cinnabarinus genome:
CATGATCGTGCACCGAACTGTACTGCGAGGGCGTCCGTGACAGCACTCTTCGCCCTGGCCACCAGCCTGCTCTGGGGCCTGGCCGACTTCGGCGGCGGACTGCTCACCCGGCGCACCCCCGCGCTCACGGTGGTGGTCGCCTCGCAGTCGATCGCGGTCGTCGTCCTCGGTGCCGTCGTCCTGGCCACCGGCGGCTGGAGCGAGGCCGGACCCCGGCTGTGGTTCGCGGTGGCCGCGGGCCTGATCGGCCCGATGGCGATCCTCTGCTTCTATGAAGCGCTCGCCCGCGGGCCCATGGGTGTCGTCTCCCCGCTCACCACGCTCAGCGTGGCCGTCCCCGTCTCCGTGGGGCTGCTCCTCGGTGAGCGTCCCGGCCTGGTCCAGGTCGCGGGCATCGCGGTCGCCGTCACGGGCGTGGTCCTCGCGGGCGGGCCGCAGCGCGGGGGCGGCTCGGTGGAGCGGCGGACCATCGTGCTGACGCTGGGCGGCGCCTTCGGCTTCGGCGCGTGCGTCGCGCTGATCAGCGAGGCGTCCACCACGGTGACCGGCCTCTTCCTTGCCCTGTTCGTGCAGCGCCTGACCAATGTCGTGGTCGGCGGCACGGCCCTGTTCGTCTCGGTGCGGCGCGGTTCCGTCGCGCTGCCGGAGGGCGGTTTCCCCTGGGGCGCGCTGCCCGCCCTCGCCTTCGTGGGCCTGGCCGACGTCGCCGCGAACGGCACCTACTCCGTCGCCGCCCAGCACGGCCCGGTGACCGTGGCCGCCGTACTGGCCTCGCTCTACCCGGTGGTGACGGCCCTGGCCGCGCGCCTCGTCCTGAACGAACGGCTGCGCGGAGTCCAGGCGGCGGGCGCGAGCCTGGCCCTGGCCGGGACGTTGCTGCTGGCCACCGGCTGACCAGACCCCCGGCTCAGGCCTCGGCGTCCAGTTGCGCCAGCCGCGCCACCGACTCCTCGTCCAGCTCCGCCAGTGCCGCGAGCTGCTCCGAGGTCACCCCGTCCGGTATCGGCACCGGCGCGGGCGTCCTGAGCGGCGGCTGCCAGCCCTCGGCGGGCGTCCAGCGCCGTACGACCCGGGCGGGCGCCCCCGCCACGACGGCGTGGTCCGGCACCACGCCCCGGACCACCGCACCGGCCGCGACCACCACGTTCCGGCCGATCCGCGCGCCCGGCAGGATCACCGCGCCGGTGCCGATCCAGCACCCCGGGCCGATCGCCACCGGCTCCATCCGCGGCCACTGCTTGCCGATGGGCTCGTGCGGATCGTCGTAGGAGTGGTTCGTGGAGGTGACGTAGACGTACGGGCCGAAGTAGCAGTCGCTGCCGATGGTGACCGTGGTGTCGGCGATGACATGGCTGCCGCGGCCGAGGACCACGCCGTCGCCGATGCTCAGGATCGGGTCGGGGCCGAGGTCGAGGTCGGGCATCAGGCCCGCGGTCAGGGTGACCTGCTCGCCGACGATGCAGTGCGAGCCCAGATGGATCCAGGGCTCGCCGAAGACCGTGCCGAGCGGGAAGGCCAGGCGGGTGGCTTCGCCGATCGAGCCGAAGTCGAAGCGGCCCGGGCGTTCGGCGGTCACCGAACCGGTGCGCTGCACCCAGGCCCAGCCCGCGTGGACGGCGCGCTGCGCCACTCGGTGACGCCAGGATGAGAACGTGTTCTTGCTCTTCGGCACGGAGTCACGGTACTGAGCGTGCGGCGCCCTGATGGCGTCGTGGGGTTGTGATCTTCGCCCCACGCTCACCCGTGACGGGTGAGGAAACGGCGCCGGAGCCGTGATGCGGTGGTGGGATGAGCTGGCACGGCATCGTGAACCCGTTCCACGTCGCCGGACGCGTGGTGGGCCTCACGCTGGGCACCGCCGAGTTCGTCACGGACCGGGTGATCCGCACGGTGACGGCCGCCGTCCTCGACCGCCTCGACCTGGACGACGTCGCCGAGCGGATCGACGTGAACCGGGTCGCCGACCGCATCGACGTGATGCGCGTCGTCGATCGTGTCGACGTCGACCTGATCGCCGACCGGCTGGATGTGGACCGGGTGGCGGCCAGGGTGGACGTGGGCCGGGTGACGGACCGGGTCGATGTGAACCGGCTGGCCGAGCGGGTGGACGCCGAACAGATCGTGGCGCGGGTCGACATCGACGGGATCGTGGCCCGCGTCGACATCGACCGGATCGCCGCCCGCCTCGACCTCGACGCCGTGATCGACCGGGTCGACCTGGTAGCCCTCGCCCGAGCCGTGCTGGAGGAGATCGATGTGGGCCGGATCGTGAAGGAGACGAGCGGCGGTCTTGCCGAGGAGACGGTCGACGCGCTCCGGCTCCAGAGCGTGCGGGCCGACCGGATGGTGAACCGGGTGGCCGACCGTCTGCTGCACCGCCCCGGCGCGGCACCGGAGCGAGCCACCGGGCCCGGGCCGGCGCCATGACGCAGGAGGTACGGGAGCGGGCCCGGGAGGGCGAGGCCGGCGGCCTGGTGTCACGGTGCCTCGCGGCGCTGATCGACGCGTTGGCGGTGGCGGGCATCGGCCTCACCGCCCAGCTCGTCTTCGCCGGTCTGCGCCTGCTCGTGGAAGGTCCGCCGCTGCGGATGCCCGATCTCTCCCTCTGGACGACCGGGGCCCTGGGCTGGCTCCTCGCCGTGCTCTATCTCGTCGTGAGCTGGACCTGGACCGGTGCCACCCTCGGTTGCCGCCTGCTGGGCCTGCGGGTCACCGGACGCGCGGGGCAGCCGCTCGGCATCCCGCGCGCCCTGCTGCGGGCCGTGCTCTGCCTGGCACTGCCCGTGGGCCTGTTCTGGGTCCCGTTCAGCCGGCGCCGTGCCTCGCTCCAGGACCTCGTCGTCGCCAGCTCGGTCCGCCACCACCGGTTCTGACGTACGATCACCGACGGCCGTCCGCTCCCGGGCATCACCCGTACCAGGTGACGCCGGGGCGCCCCGTGCGGGGTAGGACTGGGAAACGAAGAACGGACGCCGACGACCGGTCTCCGTCCCGCAGACGCCGTACCCCCGCGGAGGACCGCGATGCCAGGTGACGACCGGAAGGGCCGCTACCTCCCGCCGGGCCTGCGCACGCTCCTGGCCTACCGGCGCGACTGGCTCGCCAAGGACGTCGTCGCGGGCGTGGTCCTCACCATGCTGCTGGTCCCGCAGGGCATGGCCTACGCGGAGCTGGCGGGACTGCCCGCGATCACCGGCCTGTACACGTCCGTGCTCTGTCTGCTGGCATACGCCGTCTTCGGCCCGTCGCGGATCCTGGTCCTCGGCCCGGACTCCTCGCTCGGCCCGATGATCGCGGCGAGCCTGGTGCCGCTGATGGCCTCCGGAGGGGACAGCGGGCGGGCGGTGGCGCTCGCCTCGATGCTCTCGCTGATGGTCGGCGTCATCACGATCCTGGCCGGGGTGTGCCGACTGGGTTTCATCGCCGACCTCATCTCCAAGCCCACCATGATCGGCTACATGAACGGCCTGGCGCTGACCATCCTGATCGGCCAGTTGCCCAAGCTGTTCGGCTTCAGCACGGACGCGGACGGTCTCATCGACGAGGCGGCCGCCTTCGTGCGGGGGCTGGCCGACGGCGAGACGGTACCGTCCGCGGTGGCGGTGGGCTCTGCGGGGATCGTGCTGATCCTGGTCCTCCAGCGCTGGCTGCCCAAGGTGCCCGCGGTCCTGGTGATGGTGGTCCTGTCGATCGCCGCGACCTCGGTCTTCGATCTCGGCGGGCGCGGGGTGAGCCTGGTCGGTGAGCTTCCCCGGGGATTCCCGCCACTGACCTTCCCCGAGGTCCGGGTGGACGACCTCGCGCCGCTGGCCGCGGGGGCGCTGGGCATCGCCCTGGTGTCCCTCGCCGACACGATCTCCAACGCGACCGCGTTCGCCTCCCGCACCGGCCAGAAGGTGCGCGGCAACGAGGAGATGACGGCGATCGGCGCGGCCAACGCAGCAGCGGGCCTGTTCCAGGGGTTCCCGGTCAGCACCAGCGGGTCGCGGACCGCGGTGGCCGAGCGCGCGGGCGCCAGGAGCCAGCTCACCGGGGTGATCGGCGCGGGCCTGATCATCCTGATGCTGGTCCTGCTGCCGGGCCTGTTCCGCAATCTGCCGCAGCCCGCACTCGCCGCGGTGGTCATCACGGCCTCGCTGTCACTGGCCGACCTCAGCGGTACGGCGCGGCTGTGGAAGCAGCGCCGGGCGGAGTTCCTGCTGTCGATCGCGGCGTTCCTCGGGGTGGCGCTGCTCGGGGTGCTGCCGGGGATCGCGGTCGCCGTCGGACTGTCGATCCTCAACGTCTTCCGCCGGGCGTGGTGGCCGTACAACACGGTGCTGGGCCGGGTGCCGGACGTGCCCGGCTTCCACGACGTGCGGTCCTACCCCGAGGCCGAACGGCTGCCCGGCCTGGTGATCCACCGCTTCGACGGGCCGCTGTTCTTCGCCAACGCCAAGTCCTTCCGCAACGAGCTCATGCGGCTGACCCGCACCGAGCCGCCGCTCCGCTGGGTGCTGATCGCGGCCGAGCCGATCACCGACGTGGACACCACCGCGGCGGACGAGCTGGAGGAACTGGACGAGGCCCTCAACGCGCACGGCATCAGCCTCGTCTTCGCCGAGCTCAAGGACCCGGTGCGGCGCAAGATCGAGCGGTACGGGCTGACCCGCACCATCGACCCGGCCCACTTCTTCCCGACGCTGGAGGCCGCGGTCGCCGCGTACCGCGCGCAGACCGGCGCCCAGTGGACGCGGGACACCGACAGCCCGCGGGACCCGCAGGACCCGTAGGCCCGCGCGTCAGTGGAGGGCGAGCCGGGCGAGCCCGCGCCAGTCGAGCGGGGGCCGGGCCGGACGGGTCCCCGGGCGCCGGCGCGGCACGAGCACCCGCAGCGCGCCCGGCTCCACCACGCAGCGGACGGGCACGCTCAGCGTCAACGCCTCGCCGTCGACTCCGGCCGGGATGGTGGGCCGGTCGGCGTCGACGACCACCTCCGTCGCCGTCACCCTGGTGAGCCCCGTCGCCCGATCGCCCCGCAGCAGCCCGGCGGCCTGTGCGGCGTTGGCCACCGTCACGCCCACGGCGCCCAGCTCCCCGCCGTCCAGGCGCGCCCGCCGCCCCAGCCCCGCGATATCGCCGGTCCCGTAGGGGTTGTTGCTGATCAGCAGGGCCTGCGGGGTGCTGAGGACCGTGTCCCCGGCACGGGCGGTCAGCCGGGCGCCCCCGTGCCGCACCAGCAGGTCCGGCAGCAGGTCCAGGGTGGTGCGGGTCTTGCCGTCCCGGTAGGCGGGGCTCTGCACCACCTCGGCATACGCGCCGAACGACACGTTGTTGACGAACGTGCGCCCGCCGGCCCGGCCGAGGTCGACGCTCAGCTCCACACCGTCGCGCAACGCGTCCAGGGCCAGCGCCGGATCGTCCCGGTCGAGACCCAGGTCGAGGGCGAAGTGGTTGCGGGTCCCGGCCGGGATGACCAGGAAGGGCAGGTCGAGCGCGGCGGCGACCTCGGCGACCAGGGCCTGGGTGCCGTCCCCGCCCGCGACGCCGAGCAGGTCGGCGCCGTCCGCCGCGGCCCCGCGGGCCAGCTCGGCCACATCCATCCGGCCCGGGCCCTCCAGGAGGATCACCTCGGCGCCCAGTGCCTCGGCCTTCTCCCGCAGCCCGAACCGGTCCACCTTTCCGCCGCCCGAGCGCGGGTTCATGATCAGGACGGGGCGGTGGACCCGCGGCGCCGCCCGCTCCACCATGCCGACCGGCGCATCGGCACGGGCGAGGGCCCGCCGCCCCGAGCCCACCGCGAGCGCCCACAGCGCCCCGGACAGGGCGACGACCCAGGCGAGACCGGCGCTGGTGTACGCCACCAGAACCCACACCGGCGCGGCGACGGCCAGCAGGACGGCCAGCGCACGCGACAGGCGCCGACGGGTCAGCGCCCACCAGACGGCCGCGACGGTGAGCGCCGTACCGGCGAGTCCGACGCCCACCAGGGGGAGGGTCCGCAGCCCGGCGAAAGCGGCCAGGACGCACACCGACGCCACGGCAGCCGCCAGCGACACGCGGGCCAGCCAGTGCTGCTGTCTCGTCGTGGATGCCATGTAGGCACCCTCCCGCCCGGCCGCGCGGACCGCCTCACCCGCGGCAGGCGATGTGCGCCGAGCGGCCCCGACCGCCTCGGTCCGCCGCGCATCGCCTACGGTGCCGGTGTACCGACGGCGGAAGAGACGGTGGGACGGCAATGGCGCACAAGGCGTTGATCACGGGCATCGGCGGCAGGGAGCCGCAGATCGACGGGGAGGCCTTCGTGGCGCCCACCGCGTCGGTGATCGGGGACGTGACGCTTCGGGCGGGCGCGAGCGTCTGGTACGGCGCGGTGGTCCGCGGCGATGTCGAGCGGATCTCCGTCGGCGCCCGGAGCAACATCCAGGACAACTGCACCCTCCACGCCGACCCGGGCTTTCCCGTGACGATCGGCGAGCGGGTGTCGGTCGGCCACAACGCGGTGGTGCACGGGGCGACCGTCGAGGACGACTGCCTGATCGGCATGGGAGCGACCGTCCTCAACGGCGCGGTGATCGGGGCGGGCTCCCTGGTGGCCGCGCAGGCGCTCGTACCGCAGGGGATGCAGGTGCCGCCGGGCTCCCTCGTCGCGGGCGTCCCGGCGAAGATCAGGCGGGAACTGTCGGAGGAGGAGCGCCAGGGCGTCACCCTCAACGGCACCTTGTACGCCGACCTCGCGAAGGCGCACGGCGGACTGTACGAGACGCCATGACGCTCAGTCCGCGACCGGGACGGCCTCCGGCTCGGCCGCGGACTTCTCCGCCGTCCTCTCCCCGGCCGCCTTGCCCGCCTTGCGCTTGACGACCAGGAACGAGGTCAGGCCGATCAGCACCGCCGCGACCAGGCCCAGCCACGAGAAGCGCTTCAGCCAGGACTCGGCCACGACACCGACGTAGTAGATGACCGCCGTCGTACCGCCCGCCCACAGGATGCCGCCGAGGACGTTGGCGGTGAGGAACTTCCAGTACGGCATCCGCAGGACGCCCGCGAGGGGTCCCGCGAAGATGCGGAGGAGGGCGACGAAGCGGCCGAAGAAGACCGCCCACATGCCCCACTTCTGGAAGGAGCGCTCGGCGGTGGCGATGTGCGCCTCGCTGAAGTGCCTGGGGAACTTGCCGCCCAGCCAGGCCAGCAGTGGGCGGCCTCCCTTGCGGCCGATGGCGTAGCCGATCGAGTCGCCGATGATGGCGCCCGCGGTGGCGCAGGCACCGAGGATCACGGGGTCGATGTCGCCGTGCTGCGAGGCGAGCAGCGCCGAGGAGACCAGGATGATCTCGCCGGGCAGCGGAATGCCCAGGCTCTCCAGTCCGATGACGAGGCCCACCAGCAGATAGATGGCGAGCGGGGGCACCGTTTCGAGCCATTCCTGGACGTGCAACGCCGTTCCTCTCCTGAGCCGGGCCGTTCCCGGCGCGCGCTCGTCCGCGAGCGCGCGCCGGGGCAGCCTACCTGCTCACCGTGACACCCCGGCGTCCCAGAGGTCGCACTGGTGGTCCCGGTGCACGGTCGTGCTGACGGCGATGCCGCCCGCGGACGCGGTCCGCAGCGAGAGCACACGCTCCGGGCCGCCGCCCGGCATGCCGGGCTGTCCGTCGGCGCGCGGCACTCCGGTGCGCACGAAGGAGCCCCAGTACCGGACCAGCTGCCGCGAGAGCGCCTGCTGCTCGGCGTTCAGCGGGCTGGTCAGGCCGAAGTGCTTGAAGAGGTACTGCACCTCGTTCACATGGGTCGCGCCGAAGTCGAAGTCGGTGCCGAGGTCGCGCAGGGAGGCGAAGGGCGGGGAGGTGCGGTCGGCGAACTCGTACGTGTACACCGGGCCGCGTCCGGCGAGGGTGCCGTCCAGCCGGAGCGCGGGGCAGGCGAACAGCAGGTCGCCGAGGGCGGTGCCGAACGCGATCGTGGGGGTGGGATGGGCGGTGAGGGGGTAGCGGGCGAGGACCTCGTCGCCGAAGGCCGCCCGCATGACCTCCGGGTATTGCCCGGCCGTGAGCGGGCCGCCCGCCCCGTCGAACCGGGCGAAGGCGAACAGCCGCCCTTCGTCCAGGTTGGCGCCGTTCAGCACCGGCACCCCGGCCGCGGCGCCGGAGCCGAAGGCGGCCGTGGGCTGCTCGGGCAGGAAGGCGCCGCCGGTCACCGGCGCCCAGTCGAAGCCGCCCTGGGCGGCCAGGATCTCGGCGGAGGTCCTGCCGCGCAGACACGCCACGCTCGGACAGCCGAGCCGCTCGGCGAAGGCGGCGCCCTGCGCGACCGCCGTGTCGTGGGTCCGGGCGGCGCAGTCGTCGTAGGCGCCGCTCTGGACGATGCCCGCGCGGAAGAGTCCCTCGGCGGTGGGTGAGGCGAGCTGGGTGCAGACCGAGCGGCCGCCCGCGGACTCGCCCGCGATGGTGACGCGGCCCGGGTCGCCCCCGAAGCGGCCGATGTTGGCCCGCACCCAGCGCAGCGCGGCCTGCTGGTCGAGGAGGCCGAAGTTGCCGGAGACGCCGTCCGTAGCCTCGTCGTCGAGTCCAGCGGTGGCGAGGAAACCCAGCGCGCCGAGGCGGTAGTTGACGGTGACGACGACGGTGCCGGTCGTTCGGGCGAAGGTGTCGGGGACGATGTCCTGCCCGGCGCCCGCGGTGAGGCCGCCGCCGTGGAACCAGACGAGGACCGCGCGCCGGGCGGAGCCGTGGGGCACGTACACATTGAGGTCCAGGCAGTCCTCGGTGTGGCTGGGCCGCTCGTACCCGGGGTCCCAACTCACCGCCTGCACACACTTGTTGCCGAAGTCCCCCGCGTCACGCGCCCCTTGCCAGGCCCGGACCGGCCGCGGCTCCTTCCAGCGGAGCCCGCCGACCGGCGGTTCGGCGTACGGGACGCCGAGGAACTGCCGTCCCTCCGGGGTGACTTCGCCGCGTATCAGGCCCGCCTCGGTGCGGACCACCGGAGCCGAGGAAGCCTGCGCCGGAACCGGCAGCGTCATCGCGGCGGCGAGGGCCACCAGGGCTGTCACGGTCTTCCGTATCACCGCGTCACCTCCACGTTCGTCCGTGCCCGCAGATCACCCGCGGACGCCCCCACCCAGACGGTGCGCGGCCCGGTGCCCAGCACCCAGCTGTGCCGTTTCGCGTCCCACGACGACAAGGTGCGCACCGCGATCCGCACGGTGACCCGGCGCCGCTCCCCCGCGTCGAGCGCGAGCCGCCGGTAGCCGCCCAGCACCCGTACCGCCTGGTCAAGTTCCAGATCCGGAGAGCGGCCCACGTACACCTGTGGCACCGCGATCCCGGCCCGTCGGCCGGTGTTGCGGACGGTGAACCGCACATCGAGCCCGCCGCGGTGCCAGTGCGCCGAGATCTCCTGATAGGCGAAGGAGGTGTACGACAGCCCGTGCCCGAAGGGGAACAGCGGGCGCTCGTCCTCGGCGTCGTACCAGCGGTGTCCGGCGTGGATGCCCTCCGAGTAGACCTCGGTGCCGTCCACACCGGGGTAGCGGCGCGGGTCCCCGGCGACCGGGTGGTGGTCGTCGTCCACGGGGAAGGTCTGGGTGAGCCGGCCGCCGGGGTCGCTGTCGCCGAACAGCACGGCGGCGGTGGCGGCCGCGCCCTCCTGGCCCGGGTAGTACATCTGGAGCACGGCGCCGGTGCGGTGCAGCCAGGGCATCGAGGTGGCGGAGGAGGTGTTGAGGACGACGGTCGTACGGGCGTTCACCGCGGTCACGGCCTCGACCAGCGCGGCCTGGCGACCGGGCAGGGCGATCGTGGCACGGTCCTGGCCCTCGGTGGCGTCCTCGTAGGCGAAGAGCACCACCTGGCGGGCGGCGCGCGCGACGCGGACGGCCTCGGCGACGTCCTCGGCCCGGGTCGCGCTGGTGATACGGCGCAGCCGGAACTCCTGGCCGGTGTCCCCGCCCGCCGCGGTGATCTTCAAGGTGTGGGCGCCCTTGGTCAGTTGGAGCGCCTTGCGGCGCACGGAGAGCCCGTCGGGCGCCGTGGTGACATAGCCGCCCATGAAGTACTCGCCCCAGCCCGGCACCAGCGGGAAGAGCTCCTTGCCGTCGACGGACACCTTCGGGCGGATCGTCGGCGCGCCCGAGTAGTGCAGGACGAAGGTCCACTCGTCGTCCTCGGGAAGGGTGAGGGTGCCGTCGTAGGACCAGGTCCGCCCGGCCGCCACGCGCAGGTCCTCGCCGTCGAGGGCGGGACTGAACGCCGAGGCGGGGACGGGCTTGCCGAAGATGTCCTCGCCGAGGGCGTAGGTCACTTCGCCGCCGCGGGCCCGGATGGCGTCGAGGGGGCTGTCGGCCCGGTCGGGCACGACATGGGCGCTGCCGCCGCCGCTGACGAAGGGCAGCGCGCCGGTCTGGCCGATCACGGCGACGGAGCCGTGGGTCAGGGGCAGCGTGGCGCGCTCGTTGCGCAGCAGGGTGGCGCCCGCCTTGGCCACCTCCAGGGCGACGGCCGCGCCGGCCCGGGCGTCGCGTACGGGCCGTGGCGGCGCGCTGCCGTCGAGGAGACCGAAGCGGTCCAGCACGGCGAGGATCCGGCGTACGGCCCGGTCGACGTACCGCTCGGACACGCTGCCGTCGCGCACCGCCCGATTGAGCGCGGCGCCGAAGTGGGTGCCGTTCGGCATCTCCAGGTCCAGGCCCGCGGTGAGGGCCCTGCCGGTGCTGTGGGCGGCGAACCAGTCGGTCATCACCAGGCCCTGGAAGCCCCACTGTTCGCGCAGGACGTCGGTGAGCAGGGTCTTGTTCTCGCACGCGTAGGTGCCGTTGACCTTGTTGTAGGCGCCCATGACCGCGCCGGTCCCTGCGTCGACGGCGGCCTCGAAGCCGCGCAGCTCGACCTCGTGCAGGGTCTGTTCGTCGGCGCGCACGTCGACGGTGTCGCGGTCCTGTTCCTGGTTGTTGAGGGCGTAGTGCTTGACGGTGGCGACCAGGCCCTCCTCCTGGATGCCCTCGATCTCGGCGGCCACCAGATCGGCGGCGAGCAGCGGATCCTCGCTGAAGGTCTCGAAGTTGCGCCCGGCGTAGGGGGTGCGGATGAGGTTGACCATCGGGGAGAGCAGGACGTCCTGGCCGAGGGCGCGGCCCTCGTGGCCGATCACGCGGCCGTAGCGGCGGGCCAGTTCCGGGTCGAAGGCGGAGGCCAGCAGGACGGGGGCGGGCAGGGCGGTGGCGTGTGCGGTGACGCGGACGCCGGCCGGGCCGTCGGCCAGTCTGAGGGGCGGGATGCCGAGGCGCGGCACTCCGGGGACGTAGCCCGCCTGGCCGAGCGGGGCAGGGTCGGTGGCACCGTGCAGGAGGGAGATCTTCTCGTCGAGGGTGAGGTCGGCGAGGAGACCTTCGACGCGTCGGCCGGCGCTCGGGTCGGGAGCACTCTGGGCGTGAGCCCGGGCCGGTGGGGTCGGTCCGCCGGTCGCCGCCGCGGCGACGGCGATGGCGCCGCCGGTCAGCCGCAGGGCGGATCGCCGGGAAACAGTGTCGGTCATGACAGCCGTCACTCCTTCGGTGTGCGGGCACGACGATGTGAACCGCATGCGCGACGGCGCCCGGTCTGTGTTCGCCCTCTGAACGCACTATGCGCCCATCGGACTTGACACCCCGTGAGCAACGCCACCGGCGCGTCGGAAAAGTAGGACCGGAGGTGACTCGTGTCAATGACATGAGCAAAGTGGGCCACCCCGACCGGGGTGGCCCTGCGCACTAGGAGAGCAGCGAGTCGAGCGGTTCGGCGACCGCGGAGACGGTGTCCAGCGCGTCGGCCGCAGCCCGTGTCACCGGCTCCTTCCGCTCGGCGGGTTCAGGTTCTGCACGCTCGCCGACCTGGGCGACGCGTGTCTCGTACGCTTCCTGTCGCTTCTTCGGCTCGGGCGCCTTCTCCGACTCGGCCTCGGTTCTCGGCTCGGCGCTCGCCTCGCCGCCGAGATGCCAGTGCTGGCGCGCGGATCCGTCCCGCTCGACGACGGTCACGGCCCGGTCGTCGTCGCCGGGCGCCACGGCCACGTCCTCGCCGCCGCGGAGCAGGAGTTCACCGTGGACGGTGAGGTCGTAGCGCACCTCGCCGGTGGGGGCACCTCCCACGCCCTTGAGGCTGTGGGGGAGGACCAGGCAGTCGGCGAGCACGACGAGCCCGTCGTCGGTGTGGGTCTCCAGGCAGAGCCCGGGGTCGGCGCCGCTGCGGAGCAGACCGTCGTCCCGGTACGACCACTGCTGCGACCCGGCGGCCGAGCACCCCGCGAGCACGGTCGCCGCACCGGCCCGGGGCACTCCGCCCTGGAGGTCGAGGCAGAGCCCGGTGCCGAGGTTGCGGAGCCGGCCCCGGCCGACTTCGCCGGTACCGCCCTCCGCGGCGGCCGAGGCGGGGCCGGGCGTCGCGGCAGCGGTGACGGCACTGGGGGCGCCCCAGGTGGCGTGCGGGTCGGGGACACCGTTGTCATCGGACCAGCCGCGGTTCACCAGCACGGTGGCGAGCAGGGCGAGGCTGGTCAGGCCGACCCCGACGACGGCCCTCTTCCGGCCGCGGGGCAGGACCAACGGCCGCCGCTGGGCGGGCCGGTGGCGTCCGCCCCGGGAAAGGGCGGGCCGCCTGGGGTGTTCCGGGGCGCGACCGGGGCGTGAGTCCAGATAGCGCCGGGCGCCCCAGCCGAGGACCGTCTCGGCGAGCAGTTCCTCCAGGCCACCTTCGAAATGGCTGAGCTGTTCCGCCGCGTGCCGGCAGTAGCGGCACTCCGTCAAGTGCCGCTGGACATCGGGGAGAAGGGCGCCGCCCCGGCGGATCGGGACATCGAGGAGGCGGTTGTAGTAGCGGCATTCCCGGGTGGGGGCGAGTTCATGGTGGGCGCGGACACAGGCGGCGCGGAATTGTTCGCGCGCCTGGTCCAGTGCGGCCCGCGCGGTCATGGTGTCGACGCCCGACAGACCGGCCGGTACGGTTATCGGCTCCGCCTCGACCTCGGTATGCCACAACAGGCATTGGGAAGCCCCCGGAAGGGCCTGGAACGCGTACTCGGCGAGCCGTCGCCTTTCCGGCGT
Encoded proteins:
- a CDS encoding DMT family transporter, which encodes MTALFALATSLLWGLADFGGGLLTRRTPALTVVVASQSIAVVVLGAVVLATGGWSEAGPRLWFAVAAGLIGPMAILCFYEALARGPMGVVSPLTTLSVAVPVSVGLLLGERPGLVQVAGIAVAVTGVVLAGGPQRGGGSVERRTIVLTLGGAFGFGACVALISEASTTVTGLFLALFVQRLTNVVVGGTALFVSVRRGSVALPEGGFPWGALPALAFVGLADVAANGTYSVAAQHGPVTVAAVLASLYPVVTALAARLVLNERLRGVQAAGASLALAGTLLLATG
- a CDS encoding acyltransferase gives rise to the protein MPKSKNTFSSWRHRVAQRAVHAGWAWVQRTGSVTAERPGRFDFGSIGEATRLAFPLGTVFGEPWIHLGSHCIVGEQVTLTAGLMPDLDLGPDPILSIGDGVVLGRGSHVIADTTVTIGSDCYFGPYVYVTSTNHSYDDPHEPIGKQWPRMEPVAIGPGCWIGTGAVILPGARIGRNVVVAAGAVVRGVVPDHAVVAGAPARVVRRWTPAEGWQPPLRTPAPVPIPDGVTSEQLAALAELDEESVARLAQLDAEA
- a CDS encoding RDD family protein; amino-acid sequence: MTQEVRERAREGEAGGLVSRCLAALIDALAVAGIGLTAQLVFAGLRLLVEGPPLRMPDLSLWTTGALGWLLAVLYLVVSWTWTGATLGCRLLGLRVTGRAGQPLGIPRALLRAVLCLALPVGLFWVPFSRRRASLQDLVVASSVRHHRF
- a CDS encoding SulP family inorganic anion transporter, whose product is MPGDDRKGRYLPPGLRTLLAYRRDWLAKDVVAGVVLTMLLVPQGMAYAELAGLPAITGLYTSVLCLLAYAVFGPSRILVLGPDSSLGPMIAASLVPLMASGGDSGRAVALASMLSLMVGVITILAGVCRLGFIADLISKPTMIGYMNGLALTILIGQLPKLFGFSTDADGLIDEAAAFVRGLADGETVPSAVAVGSAGIVLILVLQRWLPKVPAVLVMVVLSIAATSVFDLGGRGVSLVGELPRGFPPLTFPEVRVDDLAPLAAGALGIALVSLADTISNATAFASRTGQKVRGNEEMTAIGAANAAAGLFQGFPVSTSGSRTAVAERAGARSQLTGVIGAGLIILMLVLLPGLFRNLPQPALAAVVITASLSLADLSGTARLWKQRRAEFLLSIAAFLGVALLGVLPGIAVAVGLSILNVFRRAWWPYNTVLGRVPDVPGFHDVRSYPEAERLPGLVIHRFDGPLFFANAKSFRNELMRLTRTEPPLRWVLIAAEPITDVDTTAADELEELDEALNAHGISLVFAELKDPVRRKIERYGLTRTIDPAHFFPTLEAAVAAYRAQTGAQWTRDTDSPRDPQDP
- a CDS encoding diacylglycerol/lipid kinase family protein encodes the protein MASTTRQQHWLARVSLAAAVASVCVLAAFAGLRTLPLVGVGLAGTALTVAAVWWALTRRRLSRALAVLLAVAAPVWVLVAYTSAGLAWVVALSGALWALAVGSGRRALARADAPVGMVERAAPRVHRPVLIMNPRSGGGKVDRFGLREKAEALGAEVILLEGPGRMDVAELARGAAADGADLLGVAGGDGTQALVAEVAAALDLPFLVIPAGTRNHFALDLGLDRDDPALALDALRDGVELSVDLGRAGGRTFVNNVSFGAYAEVVQSPAYRDGKTRTTLDLLPDLLVRHGGARLTARAGDTVLSTPQALLISNNPYGTGDIAGLGRRARLDGGELGAVGVTVANAAQAAGLLRGDRATGLTRVTATEVVVDADRPTIPAGVDGEALTLSVPVRCVVEPGALRVLVPRRRPGTRPARPPLDWRGLARLALH
- a CDS encoding gamma carbonic anhydrase family protein gives rise to the protein MAHKALITGIGGREPQIDGEAFVAPTASVIGDVTLRAGASVWYGAVVRGDVERISVGARSNIQDNCTLHADPGFPVTIGERVSVGHNAVVHGATVEDDCLIGMGATVLNGAVIGAGSLVAAQALVPQGMQVPPGSLVAGVPAKIRRELSEEERQGVTLNGTLYADLAKAHGGLYETP
- a CDS encoding DedA family protein, with protein sequence MHVQEWLETVPPLAIYLLVGLVIGLESLGIPLPGEIILVSSALLASQHGDIDPVILGACATAGAIIGDSIGYAIGRKGGRPLLAWLGGKFPRHFSEAHIATAERSFQKWGMWAVFFGRFVALLRIFAGPLAGVLRMPYWKFLTANVLGGILWAGGTTAVIYYVGVVAESWLKRFSWLGLVAAVLIGLTSFLVVKRKAGKAAGERTAEKSAAEPEAVPVAD
- a CDS encoding carboxylesterase/lipase family protein, producing MIRKTVTALVALAAAMTLPVPAQASSAPVVRTEAGLIRGEVTPEGRQFLGVPYAEPPVGGLRWKEPRPVRAWQGARDAGDFGNKCVQAVSWDPGYERPSHTEDCLDLNVYVPHGSARRAVLVWFHGGGLTAGAGQDIVPDTFARTTGTVVVTVNYRLGALGFLATAGLDDEATDGVSGNFGLLDQQAALRWVRANIGRFGGDPGRVTIAGESAGGRSVCTQLASPTAEGLFRAGIVQSGAYDDCAARTHDTAVAQGAAFAERLGCPSVACLRGRTSAEILAAQGGFDWAPVTGGAFLPEQPTAAFGSGAAAGVPVLNGANLDEGRLFAFARFDGAGGPLTAGQYPEVMRAAFGDEVLARYPLTAHPTPTIAFGTALGDLLFACPALRLDGTLAGRGPVYTYEFADRTSPPFASLRDLGTDFDFGATHVNEVQYLFKHFGLTSPLNAEQQALSRQLVRYWGSFVRTGVPRADGQPGMPGGGPERVLSLRTASAGGIAVSTTVHRDHQCDLWDAGVSR